In the Scyliorhinus torazame isolate Kashiwa2021f chromosome 22, sScyTor2.1, whole genome shotgun sequence genome, one interval contains:
- the atp6v1g1 gene encoding V-type proton ATPase subunit G 1, with protein sequence MASQSQGIQQLLQAEKRAAEKVAEARKRKNRRLKQAKEEAQAEIEQYRLQREKDFKEKENSALGSHGNSATEVDKDTQEKIKRIGADYEQHKENVLNNLLGLICDIKPEIHVNFRING encoded by the exons ATGGCGAGTCAGTCACAGGGGATCCAGCAGCTGCTTCAGGCCGAGAAACGGGCGGCGGAGAAGGTGGCCGAGGCTCGGAAGC GGAAGAATCGCAGATTGAAGCAAGCAAAAGAGGAAGCTCAGGCAGAGATTGAGCAGTATCGTCTACAGAGAGAGAAGGACTTTAAAGAGAAGGAAAATTCT GCACTTGGATCACATGGTAATTCAGCAACTGAAGTAGACAAAGACACCCAAGAGAAAATTAAGAGAATTGGAGCAGACTACGAGCAACACAAGGAAAATGTCTTGAATAATCTTCTTGGCTTGATTTGTGACATAAAGCCAGAAATCCATGTAAACTTTCGCATTAATGGTTAG